The genome window TAAATATCGGCGAAAAAGACCAACCGAGTATGGCTAATGAAAGTGCTATCCCTGCTCTATTTTTTTGAGACATAGAAATTCCATATCACCTTCAAATTATGCCCCCTATTTTACTTTCCTGTCTATAACTAATCAAATTTATATCTTTGCTACATAATCTGCAATAGCATCACCAATTTTGGTTGTTGACCAACCTGATTCTTTTATTTCCTTTGCAGATAAACCTGGCAATACTTTGGATTCGAAAAACTTTATAACTGCTTGTTCAAGTATCTCTGCCCCTTTACTCTCACCAATGTGGTCTAATAACATCTGACCGGCTAATATACAAGCAATCGGATTAATAATATTCATTCCCGTATATTTGGGAGCACTTCCTCCTATCGGCTCGAACATGGACACCCCCTCCGGATTAATATTTCCACCTGCGGCAACACCCATACCTCCCTGTATCATAGCACCCAAATCAGTAATAATATCACCAAACATATTATCGGTAACAAGCACATCAAACCATTCTGGATTTTTAACCATCCACATAGTTGTTGCATCTACATGAGCATAATCACGGGTAATATCCGGGTATTCTTTTGCTCCCATCTCATGAAATGCTCGTTCCCACAAATCGAAAACGAATGTCAACACATTGGTTTTTCCAACCAGCGTTAATTTTTTATCTTTATTCCGTTTTCGTGTCAATTCAAATGCATATTTTAAACAACGGTCAACTTCAAAACGCGTATAAACACTCTCCTGAATGGCTACTTCGTGGGGTGTTCCCTTCTTTTGAAATCCTCCGCATCCTGTATATAGCCCACCTGTATTTTCACGAACAACAACGAAGTCAATTTCCTTGGGTCCTTTGTCTTTTATAGGAGTATAAACATTAGGATACAATTTCACTGGACGAAGATTGATATATTGGTCTAATTCAAAACGCAAACGGAGCAAAATTCCTTTTTCCAGAATACCCGGCTTCACATCTGGGTGTCCTATGGCTCCTAAATAAATGGCATCAAACTTTTTTAATTCATCTACTGCCGAATCTGGGAGAATTTCTCCTGTTTTCAAATAGCGGTCACCACCAAAATCGTATTCTACTGTATCTAATGAAAATCCCAACTTCTGTGCTACGGCATTTAATACTTTTACACCTTCTTTTATCACTTCAGGACCCGTTCCATCACCTGGTAATAAAGCAATACGATAAGTCGTCATAAATAATCTCCCATAGGTTAAGATTTTAATAACAAAACTCAATAAATTCAATGATTGTAAAAATTTTAAGCCCTTATTATAACAAAAATAATATCAGAAAAACACCTCATTAGGATAAACCACAGAAGACACCAAGGTAATTTCAAACAAAGGGTACAGAGAAGATGCGGTCAAAACATGTTTCACCCTATCTGTGTAAAGCCTTTATCTCCTTTTCTTGTTCATTCCTATTTTTTATGTTTTTAATGGTTCTACCTATGTAGTATAGGTGTTCAAATAATGTTTTTTGATTATTTGTTTGTAATTCTTCGTTTTATTTAATAATCTATATACAAAATTTTTTTATTTAAAAACTTTTTTATTATGATATATGTTAAAATATAAAAAATATGTTTTGTTATTCACAAAGGATAGTAAAAGGGAAGTACAATGGAAGGTGAGCAAAAAAAAGCAGAGGGAATTACCGATTTAGAAAAAGATTACTTCCCAATCCCTATTTCTCTATTACAAATAGATAAGATAGTAAGTTTCGATTTATATTTACGAATCAACGCCAATAAGGAACCTGTACTTTATCGTTCAAAGAGTTTACCTATTTCTGAAAATGATATAGTTCGATTAAAGGAAAAAGGTATTGAAATATTATATGTTCACTCTGAAAACAAACGGGAATACAAACGCTATCTTGAAACAAACTTAAGGGATATTCTATCGGATAAAAATGTTGCCGTTCAGAAACGGACAGAGGTTCTTTATACAGTTACAACACAGGCAGTTAAGGAAATGTTAGATGACCCTCGCAGCGGTGAACTTTTGCCTCGCTCTCGTAATTTAGTTGAAAATACTTTAGATTTTATATTCCATGAGCCCACTGCCTTCCAATGTATGCTGAAAGTCACGAATTTTGATTATTACACACATACCCATTCCGTTAATGTAGGGATTTTCAGTGTATTTCTTACAAAGGAAATTAATTTTCCCGAAAATGAATTGCTCCGTTTTGGTATGGCTTCTTTATTGCATGATATCGGCAAATGTCGAGTAGACCCTAAGATTGTAAATTTTCCTGGGAAATTATCTGAAGAGCAGTTCGAACAAATGAAAAAACATCCGGAATATGGCTACGAAATTTTAACGAAAGAACAGGGATTAAAAGACGAGTTACAATTGGATGTAGTTCTACATCACCATGAAAAATTAACCGGGAATGGCTACCCCCATAAATTAAAAGGTAATGAAATTAGTATTTATGCACGAGTATCTGCAATAGCTGATATTTTTGACGCATTAACTACTCGACGGAGCTATAAAAATGCTTTCTCCTCATTTGACGCATTAAAACTCATGAAAGATAAAATGAGTGATGAATTAGACCAACAAATATTCAAAAAATTTATCCTTTTAATGAGTGAAAAGAAACAAACATAAATTCATTGCAATCAACTAACAACTTAAAAATTTCTCAAAAAAGAATAAGGACAGGTCTCTTTTAGAACCTGTCCTAAAATTTTTATTAGATACAAACTATCTATTTTTTTGTCTATTACTTTTTAAATCTTGAACGCACATCTCCGGCAACACGCGTTGAAATACCTAAGTAACGGCAAGTCGCAATAAGTTCTGTTAGCACATCGCCATACCCAATGACGATATGATTGGACATGTGCGATGCCATGAGTTGGTCACGGTCATAACCCGGTATATGCACATTGGCAATAGGCCATTGCGGTGTTGTTTTATTCAGCCTATCCTGTAATTCTTCCTTTGGTACTTCAACTACTTCACCCAGTCCACAATCCATACCTAATTTACCACCTGCTTCATAGGCACGCGCCCATGTAATAACACCGGGTTTAGACACACCGGAGCAAGTTCCACCACCTAACGGGAAATACATCGGCGGTTGGCGATATACCTTGGTATTTTTCCATCCACCGAAGTGAGCAGGAGGAGCACCGCCGGAAATCAAGAATACCCACAGAAATTTCCCTTCAAAGTCTCTCCCCCAACGGACATCATGCAAAGTAGTTTCGGGCGGCATCTTTTTGCGGGAGTAAATCTCACATAACAATAATTGTGGAATACCTGCACCCATATCCCCTTCATTAAAATGAACTATGGGTTGTCCATCACGAATAATCTTTTTTGTTT of Candidatus Hydrogenedens sp. contains these proteins:
- a CDS encoding 3-isopropylmalate dehydrogenase, whose amino-acid sequence is MTTYRIALLPGDGTGPEVIKEGVKVLNAVAQKLGFSLDTVEYDFGGDRYLKTGEILPDSAVDELKKFDAIYLGAIGHPDVKPGILEKGILLRLRFELDQYINLRPVKLYPNVYTPIKDKGPKEIDFVVVRENTGGLYTGCGGFQKKGTPHEVAIQESVYTRFEVDRCLKYAFELTRKRNKDKKLTLVGKTNVLTFVFDLWERAFHEMGAKEYPDITRDYAHVDATTMWMVKNPEWFDVLVTDNMFGDIITDLGAMIQGGMGVAAGGNINPEGVSMFEPIGGSAPKYTGMNIINPIACILAGQMLLDHIGESKGAEILEQAVIKFFESKVLPGLSAKEIKESGWSTTKIGDAIADYVAKI
- a CDS encoding HD-GYP domain-containing protein; its protein translation is MEGEQKKAEGITDLEKDYFPIPISLLQIDKIVSFDLYLRINANKEPVLYRSKSLPISENDIVRLKEKGIEILYVHSENKREYKRYLETNLRDILSDKNVAVQKRTEVLYTVTTQAVKEMLDDPRSGELLPRSRNLVENTLDFIFHEPTAFQCMLKVTNFDYYTHTHSVNVGIFSVFLTKEINFPENELLRFGMASLLHDIGKCRVDPKIVNFPGKLSEEQFEQMKKHPEYGYEILTKEQGLKDELQLDVVLHHHEKLTGNGYPHKLKGNEISIYARVSAIADIFDALTTRRSYKNAFSSFDALKLMKDKMSDELDQQIFKKFILLMSEKKQT